One Azoarcus sp. DN11 DNA segment encodes these proteins:
- the gdhA gene encoding NADP-specific glutamate dehydrogenase, translating to MKYQSLENFLEHVAARNPGQPEFLQAVTEVIESLWPYIASHPRYAEQGLLDRLVEPERVIMFRVSWVDDHGDVQVNRGYRIQHSSAIGPYKGGIRFHPSVNLSILKFLAFEQTFKNALTTLPMGGGKGGSDFDPKGKSPAEVMRFCQAFVSELFRHVGSDTDVPAGDIGVGGREVGFMAGMMKKLSNRADCVFTGKGLAFGGSLIRPEATGYGTVYFAEEMLKQKGLSFDGLRVSVSGSGNVAQYAVEKAMALGAKVVTVSDSSGTVIDEDGFTAEKLAELMEVKNHLYGRVSDYAQRVKANFQAGVSPWHVPVDVALPCATQNELDGADAQKLVAAGVKCVAEGANMPSTADAVRVFEQAGVLYAPGKASNAGGVATSGLEMSQNAMRLSWPREEVDARLYGIMHSIHDACVEHGRRPDGTISYVDGANVAGFVKVADAMLAQGVI from the coding sequence ATGAAATACCAGTCGCTCGAGAATTTTCTGGAACACGTCGCGGCGCGCAACCCGGGGCAGCCCGAATTCCTGCAGGCCGTCACCGAGGTGATCGAAAGCCTGTGGCCCTACATCGCGAGCCACCCGCGATACGCGGAACAGGGTCTGCTCGATCGCCTCGTCGAGCCCGAGCGGGTGATCATGTTCCGCGTCTCCTGGGTCGATGACCACGGCGACGTGCAGGTCAACCGCGGCTACCGCATCCAGCACAGCTCGGCGATCGGCCCCTACAAGGGCGGCATCCGCTTCCACCCGTCGGTGAACCTCTCCATCCTCAAGTTCCTCGCCTTCGAGCAGACCTTCAAGAACGCGCTCACCACACTGCCGATGGGCGGCGGCAAGGGCGGCTCCGACTTCGACCCGAAGGGCAAGAGCCCCGCCGAAGTCATGCGCTTCTGCCAGGCTTTCGTGAGCGAACTGTTCCGCCACGTCGGCTCCGACACCGACGTCCCCGCGGGGGACATCGGCGTGGGCGGCCGCGAAGTCGGCTTCATGGCCGGCATGATGAAGAAGCTGTCGAACCGCGCCGACTGCGTGTTCACCGGCAAGGGTCTCGCCTTCGGCGGTTCGCTGATTCGCCCCGAGGCGACCGGCTACGGCACGGTGTATTTCGCCGAGGAGATGCTCAAGCAGAAAGGCCTGTCCTTCGACGGCCTGCGCGTGAGCGTGTCCGGCTCGGGCAACGTCGCGCAGTACGCGGTCGAGAAGGCGATGGCGCTCGGCGCGAAGGTCGTCACGGTGTCCGACTCGAGCGGCACGGTGATCGACGAGGACGGGTTCACCGCCGAGAAGCTCGCCGAGCTGATGGAAGTGAAGAACCACCTCTACGGCCGCGTCAGCGACTACGCGCAGCGCGTGAAGGCGAACTTCCAGGCGGGCGTGTCGCCGTGGCACGTGCCGGTGGACGTGGCGCTGCCCTGCGCGACGCAGAACGAGCTCGACGGCGCCGATGCGCAGAAGCTCGTCGCCGCGGGCGTCAAGTGCGTCGCCGAAGGCGCGAACATGCCCTCGACTGCCGATGCGGTGCGCGTGTTCGAACAGGCGGGCGTGCTGTATGCGCCGGGCAAGGCCAGCAACGCCGGCGGCGTCGCGACCTCGGGCCTCGAGATGAGCCAGAACGCGATGCGCCTGTCGTGGCCGCGCGAGGAGGTCGATGCGCGCCTGTACGGCATCATGCACAGCATCCATGACGCCTGCGTGGAGCACGGCCGCCGCCCGGACGGCACGATCAGCTACGTGGATGGGGCGAACGTCGCCGGTTTCGTCAAGGTCGCCGACGCGATGCTGGCGCAGGGCGTGATCTGA